From Plectropomus leopardus isolate mb chromosome 4, YSFRI_Pleo_2.0, whole genome shotgun sequence, the proteins below share one genomic window:
- the LOC121942600 gene encoding uncharacterized protein C4orf54 homolog → MEAAEETLTYRGDTLLHRKLLPEDKHKDNSKGHAIETKSDESNYVDLDMKPDGARTVKVSFTGEGNQLSLIKCSKQHGEEEGKIISEDFVEEQAQDKRVPGIVSGESPLETLTKLPNTDQDSENEKQRQAELDPSDCSDHVCSDELQYTDMYLNSRTESDDGASAVLSDHCGSDTVEDESHYITTHEIQLTELDHDVDYDLGRGTCWDFEDDNLVYSFVDYASFESDETQEGTLILEGRSQAKVQSNLGGAVVSTEQEDSDLCDSDKCASSDESVCKNHSGDVNAGKIHLSIKTSSRAVNEPVNIFDNSTCGYTKHFGDGSHFSFVSSGARVGPLCDRAQYFIPAPGRQHLASKLRRKDINEYSSGASSSISELDDADKEVRNLTAKSFRSLACPYFDAINLSTSSESSMSEYGLNNWSTYVDWNYGKISRGRERSVIAHKTSSATLEMKKTVDGRRHGKSITDIKVPQTKMYALNKITSQQSSSSGKNSVQSKQRGVTLNFRCVEAPEGARRPKCSKKARCDEVTGTVLARSECEMQNHHTDSMGDTHKRAVFASSLLKNVISKKMQFEQERKMERGEICDTHPALSPSFQLKDPDGMKDRSQGRGIQRQTSETGSALTVNSADDQHQEGSRPAYCEPAEEQKSNKAPDDSEKEPPKASLSHSQSSAFDALKAEEPEPVKEPEPTSVSDTKPTAKEGLDTSSMLTKLLFVPSYQLLSKEKDFTEDQSGHAPATGTPAGPQKCEKEFKMGNNGNIVGKEGNEKGGKTPEIKIRLRSVKENKGCTLNIASLLTPKISFNNVNTFRAAGEAKCHVYSAAEKIPNFTVRDIRDTKCKFQTPIYQVRDVRKLVKSSYRFVSLDNIESKCSTAAEKLETTKEPVKHVSPSPIVIKCHSVKTNVKRPTAEALQKQSEAGVTSETSQSENAPAHCTTSRVPNVASKQLHSEHSDNQTNIESKLTKQRQEKFAGETSEKRNEPQVPKQAALEKLKAAVKTMEQLYVFDRNEWKRKTQAPQPITDSHVLSLIASEEQGAEEPESQEEKGALNIIRVPYNDNTFKTQSQQTFSNKRILHFGDKARVSVSVGNPAPQSSVLQTSSTMKSSKSPVAPLSVKTESPKHGQMEQGKVKIIPTNPTVAQACSDSENYLTMPGIRCANEIKLLNQEPISREVSSNQIKTGARKTPEQKRSPLIMEYPASSIYHHAGATTGRPAQPQVLCFSPTVPTVSPTPSTGEAAPQTQRKMLLDPTTGHYYLVDTPIHATTKRLFDPETGQYVDVPMPHSPVAPVTPVTPVTPVPLSLSPLALSPGAYAPTYMIYPGFIPSPTLPAQAVLPQSPCHSEDPGGEKVKSTKSPKPELNTAGAESVYYSATGEAPKGPLQLPVSLGHVRARGGAASSDRKPVISITTQQGPRIIAPPSFDGTTMSFVVEHR, encoded by the coding sequence ATGGAAGCAGCGGAGGAAACTCTCACTTACCGAGGTGACACCTTACTTCACAGGAAGCTGCTCCCAGAGGACAAGCATAAGGACAACAGTAAGGGTCACGCCATCGAGACAAAAAGCGACGAGTCCAACTATGTGGATCTGGACATGAAACCGGACGGCGCGAGAACAGTCAAAGTCTCTTTCACCGGCGAGGGAAACCAGCTGTCTCTGATCAAATGCTCCAAGCAGCATGGCGAGGAAGAGGGTAAAATCATTTCAGAGGACTTTGTTGAAGAGCAGGCACAAGATAAGCGGGTGCCCGGGATTGTTTCGGGTGAGTCTCCTTTGGAAACTCTGACCAAACTTCCCAACACCGATCAGGACTCAGAGAATGAGAAGCAGCGCCAAGCCGAGCTTGACCCGAGTGACTGCAGTGACCATGTGTGCAGTGATGAGCTCCAGTACACGGACATGTATCTGAACAGCAGGACGGAGTCTGATGATGGTGCCAGCGCGGTGCTGTCCGATCACTGCGGCTCCGACACCGTGGAGGACGAGTCCCACTATATCACGACGCATGAAATCCAGTTGACCGAGCTCGACCACGACGTAGATTACGACCTGGGGCGAGGGACCTGCTGGGATTTTGAAGACGACAACCTAGTTTATTCCTTTGTGGATTACGCGTCTTTCGAAAGCGATGAAACTCAGGAGGGGACTTTGATACTGGAGGGCAGGAGCCAAGCGAAAGTGCAGTCTAATCTTGGTGGAGCGGTTGTCAGCACCGAGCAGGAGGATAGTGATCTTTGTGACTCGGATAAATGCGCCAGCTCAGATGAAAGCGTGTGCAAAAACCACAGCGGAGACGTTAACGCAGGGAAAATTCatttatcaataaaaacatcCTCCAGGGCGGTAAACGAACCTGTCAACATCTTTGACAACAGCACCTGTGGCTACACCAAACACTTTGGCGACGGGAGCCACTTCTCTTTTGTGAGCTCTGGCGCCAGAGTGGGGCCCTTGTGCGACCGAGCCCAATATTTCATCCCTGCTCCAGGCCGTCAGCACCTCGCATCCAAACTGAGACGGAAAGACATTAATGAATATTCCAGCGGAGCGTCCAGCTCCATTAGTGAGCTGGACGACGCTGACAAAGAGGTGCGCAATTTAACCGCCAAGTCTTTCCGGAGCTTGGCATGTCCATACTTTGATGCCATTAATCTTAGCACCTCTAGTGAGTCCTCCATGTCGGAATATGGGCTTAATAACTGGTCAACTTATGTAGACTGGAATTATGGAAAAATATCACGGGGAAGAGAGCGGAGCGTAATTGCGCACAAGACTTCCAGCGCAACTTTGGAGATGAAAAAGACTGTGGACGGTAGGAGGCATGGTAAGTCTATTACCGACATTAAAGTTCCACAAACCAAAATGTACGCACTGAATAAGATAACTTCTCAACAATCATCCTCTTCTGGTAAAAATTCTGTTCAGTCAAAGCAGCGTGGAGTCACGCTGAATTTCCGCTGTGTTGAAGCGCCCGAAGGCGCCAGACGTCCAAAATGCTCCAAGAAAGCGCGATGCGATGAGGTCACTGGGACTGTGTTAGCCAGGTCTGAATGTGAGATGCAAAATCATCACACAGACAGCATGGgggacacacacaaaagagcagTGTTTGCATCAAGTctgttgaaaaatgtgatttccaaaaagatgcagtttgaaCAGGAGCGCAAAATGGAGAGGGGTGAGATTTGTGACACACACCCAGCGCTCTCCCCGAGTTTCCAACTCAAAGATCCAGATGGGATGAAAGACAGGAGTCAAGGAAGAGGCATACAAAGACAGACATCAGAAACAGGCTCAGCTTTGACTGTTAATTCTGCTGATGATCAGCACCAGGAAGGCAGCAGACCCGCTTACTGTGAgcctgcagaggagcagaaaagCAACAAAGCACCAGACGATTCAGAAAAGGAGCCTCCAAAAGCATCGCTCAGTCACAGTCAGAGTAGTGCATTTGATGCACTGAAAGCAGAGGAGCCAGAGCCTGTAAAGGAGCCTGAACCCACATCTGTAAGTGACACAAAGCCCACAGCAAAAGAAGGATTAGACACCAGCAGCATGCTCACAAAACTACTTTTTGTTCCAAGCTACCAGCTCCTTTCAAAAGAGAAGGATTTTACAGAAGACCAGTCAGGCCATGCACCTGCTACAGGCACACCTGCAGGCccacagaaatgtgaaaaagagTTCAAAATGGGCAATAATGGAAACATAGTGGGCAAAGAAGGAAACGAGAAGGGGGGTAAAACCCCTGAGATAAAAATACGCCTGCGGAGTGTGAAGGAAAATAAAGGTTGTACACTGAATATCGCCAGCCTGTTAACCCCTAAAATAAGTTTCAACAATGTTAACACATTCAGAGCAGCAGGTGAAGCCAAATGCCATGTTTactctgctgcagaaaaaattCCAAACTTCACAGTTAGAGACATAAGAGACACTAAATGCAAATTTCAGACACCAATATATCAAGTCAGAGATGTCCgtaaattggtaaaaagttcATATCGCTTTGTTTCGTTGGATAATATTGAGAGTAAATGttccacagcagctgaaaaactgGAAACAACAAAAGAGCCCGTCAAGCATGTATCACCATCTCCTATTGTGATTAAATGTcactctgtaaaaacaaacgTTAAAAGACCGACAGCTGAGGCCTTACAGAAACAATCGGAGGCTGGCGTCACATCGGAAACATCTCAAAGTGAAAATGCACCTGCACATTGCACAACCAGTCGGGTGCCAAATGTTGCATCAAAGCAGCTACACTCTGAGCACTCAGACAATCAGACAAATATTGAATCCAAACTGACAAAACAGAGGCAGGAAAAGTTTGCAGGTGAGACATCTGAAAAGAGAAACGAGCCACAAGTACCAAAACAGGCAGCGTTAGAGAAGCTCAAAGCTGCAGTGAAAACAATGGAGCAGctttatgtttttgatagaaatgaATGGAAGCGTAAAACTCAAGCTccacagccaatcacagacaGCCACGTGTTGTCGCTAATTGCCAGTGAGGAGCAAGGGGCAGAGGAGCCGGAGTCACAGGAAGAAAAAGGAGCTCTAAATATCATACGTGTTCCTTATAACGACAACACGTTTAAAACACAATCACAGCAAACGTTCAGTAACAAAAGAATCCTTCATTTTGGTGATAAGGCGCGTGTCAGCGTGTCAGTTGGTAACCCTGCTCCACAAAGCTCTGTGTTGCAAACATCATCGACTATGAAAAGCTCCAAGTCACCAGTGGCTCCTTTGTCGGTGAAAACAGAGTCCCCGAAACATGGCCAGATGGAGCAGGGAAAGGTCAAAATCATTCCCACTAATCCCACTGTCGCACAGGCCTGCTCGGACTCTGAGAACTATTTGACCATGCCGGGGATAAGGTGTGCGAATGAAATCAAACTGCTGAATCAAGAGCCCATTTCGAGGGAGGTGAGTTCAAACCAAATCAAAACAGGTGCCAGGAAGACACCTGAGCAGAAAAGGTCTCCGTTAATCATGGAGTACCCGGCTTCAAGCATCTACCATCACGCAGGGGCGACAACAGGGCGTCCTGCACAGCCGCAGGTGTTGTGTTTCTCCCCAACTGTCCCGACTGTGTCACCAACACCTTCTACCGGAGAGGCAGCCCCACAAACCCAGCGCAAGATGCTTTTGGACCCCACTACAGGACATTATTACCTGGTGGACACTCCCATACATGCCACCACAAAGAGACTATTTGACCCAGAGACGGGCCAGTATGTGGATGTACCCATGCCCCATTCTCCCGTGGCACCTGTCACCCCTGTCACCCCTGTCACCCCTGTGCCTCTCTCTTTGTCCCCTCTGGCCCTGAGCCCAGGAGCTTACGCCCCCACCTACATGATCTACCCAGGCTTCATCCCCTCGCCCACTCTGCCAGCACAGGCGGTGTTGCCACAGTCGCCGTGTCACTCTGAGGACCCAGGTGGAGAAAAGGTAAAAAGCACCAAAAGCCCAAAGCCGGAGCTGAACACAGCAGGTGCAGAGAGTGTGTATTACAGCGCGACAGGTGAGGCTCCCAAAGGGCCACTGCAACTTCCTGTAAGTTTGGGACATGTGAGAGCCAGAGGAGGTGCGGCGAGCTCTGACAGGAAACCAGTCATCAGCATCACAACGCAACAAGGTCCAAGAATCATCGCACCACCCTCCTTCGATGGAACAACAATGAGCTTTGTAGTGGAGCATCGGTGA